GCAGGATGTCGGGCTCCATCGCGAGAGCGCGCGCGATCGCGACGCGCTGCATCTGCCCTCCCGAGAGCTCCGTCGGCCGGTGCTCGCCGCGGTCGGCGAGACCGACGCGGGCAAGCAGCTCTTCCGCGCGCCGGCGCCGCTCGCGGGGAGCCACGCCGCCGAAGAGCATCGGCATTTCGACGTTCTCGATCGCCGTGATCTGCGGCAGCAGGTTGAAGCTCTGGAAGACGAAGCCGACGCGCCGGTTGCGCACGTCGGCGAGAGCATCGCGCGTGAGCCCGGCGACGCGCTCGCCCGCCAGCGCGTATTCGCCTTCCGTCGGCGTGTCGAGGCAGCCGATCAGGTTCATGAGGGTCGACTTTCCGGAGCCCGAGGGGCCGACGATCGACGCGAACTCCCCGTTCCGGATCTCGAGGTCGATCCCCTTCAGCGCCTCCACCTTCACGCGGCCGGTGTCGTAGATCTTGCGGATCGCGCGCATGGCGATGATCGGGCCGTCGGCCGCGATCCGGGCGGGCGCGTTCCGGGAGCTTCGGGCTTCACTCATATCTCAGCGTCTCCGCGGGGTCGATCGCCGCGGCCCGCCGCGCCGGGAAATAGCCGGCGGCGAGGCCGATCGCTCCCAGAATGGCCGTCGTGACGGCGCCGATCGGCGCCGAGATCCGGGGATGCCCGAGATAACCCATCACGTCGCTCGAGTCGAGGGGGATGAGCGAGAGGAGCGCCACGAGGAGGAGCGAGATCGCGATCCCCGCCGCGCCTCCGAGAAACGTGTAGAGCGTCGCTTCGAGGACGAAGGGGCCCGTGATCCAGCGCGGCCGCGCCCCGAGCGCCATCTTCACGCCGATCTCGCGCGTCCGCTCCTTCACGACGGCGTACATGATGTTGGCGACCCCCACGCCGCCGACGATCAACGTCAGGGCCCCGACGATTCCGAGGAAGATCTGGATTCCCAGCAGCATCTGGCGGCTCTCCCGGTTGTCCGCGACCGTGTCCCACGTTCCGAGCGCGCGGTCGTCGCCCGGGTCGAAGCGGTGCCTCGAGCCGAGGACGTGCCGCAGCCGGTCGAGGGCCGCGGGCATCCGCGCGGGGTCCGTCACGCCGACGACGAGGTTGTCGAGATTCTGGTGACCGAACATCGCGAGGAACGTCGGCAGGGGAATGAACGTCTGGTTCTCGTCCTGGTTCATGTAGCTGTTGTCCTGGATCCGGTGCTTCAGGACCCCGATCACGAGAAACGGGGCGTTGGCGACGAGCAGGGTCTTTCCGACGGGCGGCTCCGATCCGAAGATCTCCTTCGCGGTCTTGCCGCCGAGGAAGATCACACGCCGAGAATCCCGCACGTCGCGGCCGTCGATGAAGCGCCCTCCGGGCTCCGGAACCTGGTTCCGCCACGTTCGATACGGCGCCTCGACCCCGACGACGCTGCCGTTGACCGTCTTGCGGCCGTACGTGAGCGACACCCGCCCCTTCTGGATCTCGCCGATCACCGTTGCGACGTCGGCCATGCGGGCCTGCGCATACGCCGATTCGTTCTCGGGAAAGGCCAGCCGCCGCCCCGGCGGCATGCCCGCGAACGCCTTCGTCGTCTGGCCGGGCCAGATGATCGCGATGTTCTTTCCCATTCCCTGCTCATTGGCGATCAGCTGCTCCCGGAAGCCCTGTCCGAAAGCGAGGAGGAGGAGCACCGACACGGTTCCCCAGGCGATCGACGCGACCGTGAGGACCGCGCGCTTCTTCTTCAAGCGCGCGGTCTGGAGGAAGAGGTGGAAGACGACGGCGAAGGTCGACGCCCGCGGAACGCGCGCGCTCACAGCTTCATCGCCACGACCGGATCCAGCCGCGACGCCTCCTTCGCCGGAAAATACCCCGCGAGGAATCCGATCGCCCCGAGGATCGCCGCCGTCGCGAGGGCGATCGTGGGGGAGAGCTCGGGCCGCCCGATCGCCTCTCCCAGCCCCCCGGCCGGGACGGCGAGGCAGATCGCGAACGAGAGGAGCAGCCCGATCGCCCCGCCGGCGCCGGTCAGGACCATCGTCTCGGCGAGCAGCTGCCGGATCACGAACTTCTCCCGGGCCCCGAGCGCCATCTTGATGCCGATCTCCCGCGTCCGCTCGTCGACGATGACGTTCATGATGTTGGAAACGCCGATTCCGCCGACGACGAGCGTCAGCACCCCGAGGATCCCGAGAAACGCGTTGAACGCGAGGAAGAACACGTCGAAGAAGTGGAAATTCTCGGTCGTGTCCCACGTCGAGAGAGCCTCCTTGTCGGCGGGATCGAACCCGGTGCGCCGCGCGAGGATTCCGCGCACCTCCGCGATCGCTTCCGTCGACGGGCGGGAGGGCTTCGGCTGGAAGACGATGTTGTTGCAGTATTTCTGGCCGATCAGGACCCGCATCGTGCTCGCCGGAACGTAGATCTTGTTCGCGTCGCGGCCGCCGTAGGACGAGTTCTGGATCTTGTGGCGCTGGACGCCGACGACGAGGAACGGCGCGTCCTGGATGAAGACCGTCTTCCCGACCGGGTCGTCCTTCCCGAACATGTCGGTCGCGAGCTTGTCTCCGACGAAGGCGACCCGGCGCTGGCCGTCGACGTCGAGCGGATCGAGGAAGCGGCCTCCCGCCTGCGGGATCAGGTTCCGTACCTCGCCGAAGAACGGGTTCACGCCGGAGACGCCGACGTTGAACGTCTTCGGACCGACGCGGACCTTCAGCTCTTTGCGGTATTCGGAGGAGACCCCCGTGATCTGCGTCGCCTGCGCGCGGACGGCTTCGATGTCCTCTTCCGCGACGCGGATCTTCCGTCCCTTGCCGAGCCCGTTGTACGGGACGGAAGTCAGTCCCGGCCATCCGATGACGATCCGGTCTCCGAGGCCCTTCACGCGGCGGATCTGCTGGTGCTTGAGTCCCACGCCGAAGGCGAGGAGGAGCGAGACGGCGGTCGTTCCCCATACGATTCCGAAGAGCGTCAGGAACGTTCGGAGCTTCTGCGACCGCAGGTCGCGCCAGAGCTGACGGAAGGCCTCGGTCATTCGTCGCCTACGACGCCGTGATTTCCTTGGGCGGCTTTTCGACGAGCTTCTGCCCGGCCGCGACTCCGGAGACCACCTCGACGTTCAGCCCGTCGGAGATTCCGACCTTCACTTCGGTCTTCACGGGCTTGGCCTTCGGGTCGGCGGAGGCGACCTGGACGTACGCGCGATTCCCCCCGTCCTCGAATTCGACGAGCCGCTCCGGGATCGTCAGGACGTTCTTCTTCTCGCGAATGACGACCTCCGCGTTGGCGGAGTACCCGGCGCGGAGCGTCACCTTCTCGCCGCGATCGAGCTCGATCCAGACGTCGAACAGCGTGGCCCCTTCCTTCTGCTGCGCCTGGGGGGCGATGCGGGTGACCCGGCCGGTGACGGCATCGGAGGGGAGCGCGCCGACCTTGATCCTCGCCGGCATTCCGACCGCGATCTTCCCGACGTCGATCTCGTCGATCGTCCCCCGGAAGAGGAGATCGCTCATGTCGGCGATCGAGGCGAGCTCGGTCCCCGGCTGGTACGGCGTCAGGGGAACCACCGGCTCGCCCGGATTGACCGTCCGGGTCAGGATCGTCCCGGCGGCGGGCGCGCGGATGATCGACTCGAGCGTGATCCCGCCTCCGCTCACCCGTCCCGTCATCGTGAGTTCCCGCGTCTGGACCGCCTTGTCCAGGGTGATCTTCGCGAGATCGTAGGCCGTCTTCGCGGAGTCGAGCGCCGACTTGGCGGCGATCCCCTGCTTGTAGAGAGATT
The genomic region above belongs to Thermoanaerobaculia bacterium and contains:
- a CDS encoding ABC transporter ATP-binding protein; protein product: MSEARSSRNAPARIAADGPIIAMRAIRKIYDTGRVKVEALKGIDLEIRNGEFASIVGPSGSGKSTLMNLIGCLDTPTEGEYALAGERVAGLTRDALADVRNRRVGFVFQSFNLLPQITAIENVEMPMLFGGVAPRERRRRAEELLARVGLADRGEHRPTELSGGQMQRVAIARALAMEPDILLADEPTGNLDTSSGTDIMSLFSELWKQGRTLVVITHDMSLARRTGRIVEMRDGRIVTDGAAVA
- a CDS encoding ABC transporter permease gives rise to the protein MSARVPRASTFAVVFHLFLQTARLKKKRAVLTVASIAWGTVSVLLLLAFGQGFREQLIANEQGMGKNIAIIWPGQTTKAFAGMPPGRRLAFPENESAYAQARMADVATVIGEIQKGRVSLTYGRKTVNGSVVGVEAPYRTWRNQVPEPGGRFIDGRDVRDSRRVIFLGGKTAKEIFGSEPPVGKTLLVANAPFLVIGVLKHRIQDNSYMNQDENQTFIPLPTFLAMFGHQNLDNLVVGVTDPARMPAALDRLRHVLGSRHRFDPGDDRALGTWDTVADNRESRQMLLGIQIFLGIVGALTLIVGGVGVANIMYAVVKERTREIGVKMALGARPRWITGPFVLEATLYTFLGGAAGIAISLLLVALLSLIPLDSSDVMGYLGHPRISAPIGAVTTAILGAIGLAAGYFPARRAAAIDPAETLRYE
- a CDS encoding ABC transporter permease translates to MTEAFRQLWRDLRSQKLRTFLTLFGIVWGTTAVSLLLAFGVGLKHQQIRRVKGLGDRIVIGWPGLTSVPYNGLGKGRKIRVAEEDIEAVRAQATQITGVSSEYRKELKVRVGPKTFNVGVSGVNPFFGEVRNLIPQAGGRFLDPLDVDGQRRVAFVGDKLATDMFGKDDPVGKTVFIQDAPFLVVGVQRHKIQNSSYGGRDANKIYVPASTMRVLIGQKYCNNIVFQPKPSRPSTEAIAEVRGILARRTGFDPADKEALSTWDTTENFHFFDVFFLAFNAFLGILGVLTLVVGGIGVSNIMNVIVDERTREIGIKMALGAREKFVIRQLLAETMVLTGAGGAIGLLLSFAICLAVPAGGLGEAIGRPELSPTIALATAAILGAIGFLAGYFPAKEASRLDPVVAMKL
- a CDS encoding efflux RND transporter periplasmic adaptor subunit, which gives rise to MKKLFRIFFLLLAIVAAAAGLYAWASSDKKGEKTKLVTVETGAITEKALAVGQIEPRQKYSIKSKISGVVKKCIVQVGDKVRPGDPLFEIAPDPTPTDVTDASTAVDTARSSFAQAQIDYARQQSLYKQGIAAKSALDSAKTAYDLAKITLDKAVQTRELTMTGRVSGGGITLESIIRAPAAGTILTRTVNPGEPVVPLTPYQPGTELASIADMSDLLFRGTIDEIDVGKIAVGMPARIKVGALPSDAVTGRVTRIAPQAQQKEGATLFDVWIELDRGEKVTLRAGYSANAEVVIREKKNVLTIPERLVEFEDGGNRAYVQVASADPKAKPVKTEVKVGISDGLNVEVVSGVAAGQKLVEKPPKEITAS